One window of Oryza brachyantha chromosome 12, ObraRS2, whole genome shotgun sequence genomic DNA carries:
- the LOC102704658 gene encoding uncharacterized protein LOC102704658: MAPRTLLVVLVVLLGLASQAVLRPPPPKLCGSPGGPLVTSPRIKLRDGRHLAFREDGVQKDRAKYKIITVHAFDATKDFPSPVSKELVDELGIYIVGFDRAGYGESDPNPYRDVKSEALDIEELADQLELGHKFYVLGVSMGGYSVWGCLQYIPNRLAGAAMVVPIINYWWPSFPAELSRQAFKRLIVPEQRTLWIAHNMPSLLYLWMTQKWLPSSAAAMRHPEIFSKHDMEVLQKMMTMPVIENKSRQQGIYESTHRDLLVAFGKWEFDPMNITNPFPQNEGSVHIWQGYEDRLVLVELQRYIAKRLPWIQYHEVAEGGHMFMLVDGWTDKILRSLLVGKQL; encoded by the exons ATGGCTCCAAGGACACTCCTCGTCGTGCTGGTGGTGCTGCTTGGGTTGGCCTCGCAGGCAGTTctccggccaccgcctccgaAGCTGTGCGGCTCGCCGGGCGGGCCGCTTGTGACATCTCCAAGAATCAAGCTCAGAGATGGAAGGCACCTTGCTTTCAGAGAGGATGGGGTTCAGAAAGACAGGGCCAAGTACAAGATCATCACTGTCCATGCATTCGATGCAACCAAGGACTTCCCCTCGCCTGTTTCAAAG GAACTGGTGGACGAACTGGGGATTTACATTGTTGGCTTCGACAGAGCAGGGTATGGGGAGAGTGATCCGAATCCCTACAGGGATGTGAAGAGCGAGGCGTTGGATATCGAGGAACTCGCCGACCAGCTCGAGCTTGGACACAAGTTCTATGTCTTGGGAGTGTCCATGGGAGGATACTCGGTTTGGGGATGCCTTCAGTACATTCCAAACAG GCTTGCAGGAGCTGCAATGGTTGTGCCAATTATCAATTACTGGTGGCCTTCTTTCCCAGCTGAGCTATCCAGGCAAGCATTCAAGAGGCTCATCGTGCCAGAGCAGAGGACACTCTGGATTGCACACAACATGCCTTCCTTGCTCTACCTGTGGATGACCCAGAAGTGGCTTCCTTCTTCTGCAGCAGCCATGCGCCATCCTGAGATATTCAGCAAGCATGATATGGAGGTCCTTCAGAAGATGATGACAATGCCTGTCATTGAG aataaaTCTAGGCAGCAAGGCATTTATGAATCAACCCATCGTGATTTGCTTGTTGCTTTTGGAAAGTGGGAGTTTGATCCAATGAACATCACCAATCCATTTCCCCAAAATGAGGGCTCTGTGCACATCTGGCAAGGTTATGAAGATAGGTTAGTGCTGGTTGAGCTGCAACGGTACATTGCCAAGAGGCTTCCTTGGATCCAGTATCATGAAGTTGCTGAAGGAGGACACATGTTCATGCTGGTAGATGGATGGACGGACAAAATCCTAAGATCACTCTTGGTTGGGAAACAGCTTTGA